From the genome of Verrucomicrobiia bacterium:
CCGAAGTGGTCAAATGCGCCTTTTTGATAAAAGATGGCTTTTTTGCCGATTTAAAGCTGCGGCTGCCCGGTTTTCTGGACGGCGACTGGAACGGTATCGAGGAAGTCATTTTGCGCGCCCTGTCGGTCAAGGCGGAACTGGTCGAAAAAGATGAGGAAGACCGCGGCGTGCGCCACTATTTGAATTTGGGGCACACCTTCGGCCACGCCTTGGAGCAGGCCACCGGCTTTGGCGCCCTGCGCCACGGCGAAGCGGTGGTTCTGGGAATGGCGGCCGCCTTTCAGGCCTCGTTTCTTTCGGGCCGAATGGGGAGGCCGGAGGTGGGGGAGGCCATTGGGCTGCTCGAAATTCTGGGGAATGAAATTTCAGTTCCACAAACCGATGTATCGTTGGTGATGAAGGGGATGGAAGTGGACAAAAAACGGAAAAAAGACGCCTTGGTATTCGTTCTGCCCACATCTATTGGGGAAGTGGAAATCGTGGAAAATCTGGATGAAAAAATCATCCGCGACAGTTTGGGCTTTGCCTTGAATTGGGTGGCCGAACTTAAAACCAAAAAGGTGGAAAAATGAAAAAAATCCTTGTCGTGCACGGGCCGAACCTCGGTTTGCTTGGGGAACGGGAGCCGAAGGTTTACGGCAAAACAACGTTGCCTCAACTTAATTCAATGCTGGAAAAAGAGGCCGTGCGGCTGAAAGTTCAGTTGAAGATTTTTCAATCCAATTGGGAAGGGGCGATCATTGATTTTCTGACCAACGAGCGGAAATGGGCGGACGGGGTCATCATCAATCCCGGGGCCTTGACCCATTATTCCTTGGCCCTGCGGGATTGCCTTTCCGCCATTAATCTCCCCGCCATCGAAGTGCATCTCTCCAACATTGCCGCCCGGGAAGAATTCCGCCGCCACTCCGTCACCGCCGCGGTCTGTTTGGGCCAAATCTCCGGCTTCGGCGTAAACAGCTACCTTATAGCGTTGCAGGTTTTGGCGGAAATGAAGAATAGGAAAGCGTAGCGAAAGCCTTTTGGCTTCGATGCCGGGATTAGCGCAGCGCCTGTTTCAAATCGGCAATCAAATCCTCCGCATCCTCAATCCCGCAGGAAAGCCGAATCATCCCCTCGGAAACATCGGCCGCTTTCAGCTCCTTTTTGGAGAATTGAATGTGCGAAGTCAAAACCGGAATGTGCACGGTCGATTCCACACCTCCCAAGCTGGTGGCGTGCATAATCAGCTTCAACCGGTTGACCGTCCGCTTCACCTCTTTCAATCCCCCTTTGACCTCGAACGTAACCACCCCGCCAAAACCCTTCATCTGACTTTTGGCCAGTAGGTGCTGCGGGTGGGAGGGAAGGCCGAGATAAAAGACACGGCTTACTTTTGGATAGGTGGCTAAAAATTCGGCCACCTTTTGGGCGTTTTCGTTCTGTTTTTGGACCCGCACGGCCAGGGTTTTCATCCCGCGAATCAAAAGAAAAGCGGTCAGCGGCTCCAAGCAGCCCCCCAAAAGGCGGCGGTATAGTTCCATTTTTTTCATCAAATCCCTTGACCCGGCGGCAAACCCGGCCGTCACGTCCGAATGCCCCCCCAAATACTTGGTGGCGCTGTGCAAAATGACGTCAATGCCGAACCCGGACGGGTTCAGATTATAGGGCGAAGCGAAGGTGGCGTCCAAAGCCGTCGGCAGCCTGTGTCTTTTCGCAATGGCGGCGGCTTTTTTCAAATCAATGATGTAATTGTTCGGGTTCGTCGGCGATTCGAGATAAAGAAGGGCCGTTCTTTTGTTGATGGCTTTTTCCGCTTCCTCAATTCGTGTGGTCGGAACAAACCGGGTCTTGATTCCCAGCTTAGGGAGAATTTGCGTCATAAACGCAAACGTCCCCCCATAAAGCGTGTTGGCGGAGACGATTTCTTGTCCAGTTTTTACGAAGGCCAAAATGGTCGAGCTGATGGCCGCCATTCCGGAGGAAAAAACGAGCGCTTTCTCGACATTTTCCAGCCGGGCCAGTTTCCGCTCGGCAATCTCTAATGTGGGATTGGTGTAGCGGGTATAGATGTAGGTGTGCGGGTCGCCCGCCAGATACTTCTCAAACTCGGCTACCGTTTTCCATTGAAAATTGGTGGTCTGAAGAATCGCCGGGGCGACCGCGCCGGCCACTAATTTCCTCTCCTCCCCGGCGTGAGGGGCTTGGGTCTGGAATTTAGCCATCATTCTTCGCGTCGAGCGAAGAGGCCGGGTCCATCACCGGGGTCTTTTCAACCTCCGGCAGGGTTGCTGGCTTGACCGGCAAAGGAGGTAGGGATTTCAAAATTTCCAGTTCCGCTCCGAAGGCAAAAACCCGGTAGGCGGATTTAAGCAAACTGGCCAACTGCTGGCCGAAAATCCCCAGAAAGATGGTGGGCAGGGAAAGCCCCTTTTCGGCAATCAAGAGAACGGCGGAAAGGAAAAGCTGCCCGCCCAAAAGGATGAAGTAGCCCCCCGCCGTCAGCCGGAAGTTGCCTTTGACATAGCGGAAGGAATCGCGGAACGCTTCCATCGGTTTCCGCTCTTCCGTCACCAAAATCAGCTTGGCAAAATCGCCGGTCATGTTTACGAAAAAGAACGGCAGGGCGGCGATTGCGAAGATAATTGCCCCCCAGAAAATCCGGCCGAGATATTCGAAGGAATCCGGAATTAAGGCGGAGAACGCGGTGTTCAAGAGCAGACCAGCCACGACGGCGAAAATATAGAGGGCATAGAGCAGAAGCTGAAGGAGAAGCAGCGGCTTGAAAAAGCGGGCCGAGTCGGCGAAGAAGGTCCAGCCGGAGACCTTGTACTGCCCGCCGCCGCGGGAATAATCGAGCGAGCGGAGCGCCCCCCCCAGAAAGAAAAGATAGCCGAGGATGACCAGGGGAAGGGCCACAAGGAAACTGACCCCCAAGGTGGTCAAGCTTCCCGGCCGGGCCGCGAAGAACTCCGCCAGAAGATTCCAGTCGATTTTCCGCAAAAAGTTTTTGGCCTCGGACATCTGCGACAAAAAGCCAACCAGCGAAAACCCGACCGGCAGAACGACCAGAAGGGACATCAGAAGCTTGAAAAAGTAAAAACCGACCGCCAGCAGGAAATTTCGCCGCAAAAGAGGGAATCCCCGAAAAAGAAGGAGCCACATAATTTATAGCGCCGTCAGCCAGCTGATTACCGATTCCATCCCGTAAACCTTTCGCAAAACCTGCGCCCAGCCCCCGGCTTTGTTGCCGGAGGCGGTCTTGAAGTTGTTCGTGTAATCGGTTTCCAGGGCCAGCTTCCGCCCGGGGTTAATCTCCACCGAGCGGATTTTAGCCGGGCCGGCAAGCTCCATCCGGACCGCCTTCGGTTCCCCCGTCCAGGTGGTCTCCTTGACGGAGCCGTTTTCAAACGTCACCTTCACGCCGACCGGAAAAGCGAAGTTCCCCCGGTTGAACAGTTCGAGCCGCCCCTTGAACACCTTGTCCTTTTCCTTTTTGGAGCCGAAATTTCCCACGGCAAAATCGCAGACCGGCGGCGGGCCGTAGAGCCATTTGGAAAGGGGGGTCAGAATGGAATCCGGCACGAACTCCTCCGCGGTCTTCAGGAAATCCTTGGCGGTGGGGTGTGTAAAGCGGTATTTGTCGTAGTACGTCTGCAGCATCACGTTCGTGCGCAACGTCCCGATGTGCCGTTCGATGGTGGCCAGCCAGAGGTAGGTTTTGGAATAGACGTTGGAAAAATACTGCCGGGGGGAGAGAAATTCCCATGCCTTGGAAGTGAGGGAATCGTACATCCCGAAACGCTGCAGGGTCAAAGAATACAGGGTGGCGGGAGCCAGCTCGAACCCCAGCCGGGTGGCCCAGATGGGATGAACCGGATGGTATCGCTCCAGAATCTTGGCCGTCGTGTAGGTGGTGAACCCTTCATCCAGCCAGGGCTCCTCGAACTGGTTGGTCGCCACCAGTTGATACCAGTATTGGTGGCAGATTTCGTGGGAGATGATTTCACGGAAAAAAAGCTTTCCGATGACCGGCGGCAGCCGGGAAAAGCTGGCGGTGACAAACATCGGGAACTCCATCCCGCTTCCCGCTCCCACCGGTGCCTCCGCAATCACCAGCTTTTTGTACGGGTACGGCCCGTAGGTGCGCCCGGTGTAGCTCAGGGTGGATTCCGCAATTGAAAAAATTTCGGCAAGCTTGGCCTCGTTGCTTTTGGGGCCAAAGAAGGTGATAAGCACCCCCTGAAAGATGCGGGAGTAGCTTTTGGCCTTCGGCGCGGCCATGGCGGCAAAGTCCACCACGGTCTGCGCCTGAAATTGAAAGCTTTTCTTCTCCCCGATGACCGAGTCCCGCAAAGGATAGCCGGTCGCCTCGAAGCTGTACCCCTTGGGCAAGGTCACGGTCACGTCAAAGTCGGCAAAATTGGAATAAAATTCCGACATATAGTGGAAGGGGTACGCCTTAAACTCCCCGTCCGAATCCAGCTTGGCCAGAATCGGATACCACTGGGCAAAAATGAAGCTGCCGTCCTTGGTCCAGCCGATTCGCTCCACCGGCCGGGGAAAATGGGTTTTGAACTTCAACTCCACCGTTCCGGTCTGCCCGGAGCCGATGGAGGTCCGCAGGGGGAGGGTGTAGATGGTTTCTTTCAGGTTGCCGGTCAGATTGTTCCCGGCGCCGTCCGTGACTTTTTCCACGATAAGAAACCCGGAGTCCAGAAATTCCTTCGCCTCCCCCTTCAGTCCGCCCGATTCGCGCATAAAAGTGGTATTCGTGTTGCGAAAGGCGTTGGGATACAAGTTGAAGACCAGCCGGTCGAGCGCCTTGGGGGTGCGGTTTTCCAGCCGGACGACGCACGTTCCGGAAAACTCCTTCTTGGCCGTGTCCAGCTCCCCGGCAATCTGATAACTTAAAAACGGTTTGGGCAGCGTTTGCGAGAACGCCAGGGCGGGAATAAGAAAAATCCCCCACGCTATTTTTTTCATCTTGGCCGGGAAGATATATCGCTTCTTCACTTTTGCCAACCTTTTTTAAAAAGATTGAATTTTTTGGGTTAAAGATAGAGTTTTTCCCTCCCCGATAGGGGAGGGATTTAGGCGGCCGCCACCTTATTCCTCAATACGCCTATTTTTTCAATCTCAATTTCGATGACATCCTCCGGCAGAACCGCTCCCACCCCGGAAGGGGTTCCGGTCGAAATCACGTCCCCGGGAAGGAGGGTCATCACGCTGGAAATAAAACTGAACAGCTCAAAGGGATTCCAAATCATTTTGGAGGTGTCGCCGCTCTGGCGCACCAAGCCGTTCTGCCGGGTGGTAAGTTTCAAATGGCTCGGATCGATATCGGTCACAATCCAGGGCCCGACCGGGCAGAAGCTGTCGAACGACTTGGCGCGGCTCCACTGCACGTCCTTTTTCTGCAAATTGCGGGCGGTCACGTCGTTCAGGCAGGTGTAACCCAAAATGTACTTGGGAGCCTCCTCTTTGAAAACCTTGCGCGCTTTTTTGCCGACGACCACCGCCAGCTCCCCTTCAAAATGCACCTCCAGCCCGCCCCCCGGATGGCGAATCGGCTCCTCCGGCCCGATCAGGGCGGAAGGGGCCTTCAAGGCTATCACCGGTTCGTCAAACTCTTTGGTGGCGGAGGCCGATTCCTTGATGTGGTCCTTGTAATTCAGGCCGGTCAAAATGATTTTTGAGGGCTCCACCGGGCAGAGGAGTTTCATTTCCCGAATCGGAAATTTTTTTCCGGAGGGTTTATCCGAAACCCAGGGGGGTGCGGCCAGCTCGAAGATGGTTTCACCCTCCAGCTTGCCGTATGATCTCGTCCCGTCCTTGTCAAAGGCCGCAAAAGTCGCCATTTATTCCTCGCATAAAATTTTTATATGGTCGCAAACACAGCGCCCCAGCACTTCCAAGTCGTATCCTCCCTCCAAAACCGAAACCAGCCTCCCCCCGCATTCTTCTTCGGCCAGTTTTTTCACCAGCCGGGATGCCTCCTTGAACCCTTCGTCCGTCACGTTAAGCCCGGCCAGGGGGTCTTCGGCATGGGCGTCGAACCCGGCCGAGATTATAATAAATTCCGGCCGAAAATTTTGGGCCGCCGGAATTAATTTTTCCTCTATGCCGGACAAAAACTCCGCATCGCCGCTCCCGGCCGCAAGCGGAAAATTCAGCGTGGTTCCCTTGCCGGCCCCCGCTCCCGTTTCAAAGGCCGCCCCCGTGCCGGGATAGAAGGGGTGCTGATGAGAGCTGTAGTAAAACACTTTTGGGTCGCTGTAAAAAATATTTTGCGTACCATTGCCGTGGTGCACGTCCCAATCCACAATCAAAACCCGTTCATAATTGAACGCCTCCGTCAAATGCGCGGCGGCCACAGCTACGTTGTTGACGAGGCAGAACCCCATCGCCCGGTCACGCTCGGCGTGATGGCCGGGCGGGCGGACGGCACAGAAGGCGTTTTTCAACTTCCCCTTGTCCACATCCTCGACCGCTTGGACGACCGCTCCCGCCGCCAATTTTGCGGCGTGCCAACTTTTGTTGCCGCCGACGGTGTCCGGGTCCAAGGCGAAAAACTTTTTTTCCTCGGTTTTGGCCAAAAAATTCAGATAGTCAATGCTGTGCACGCGCGAAAGCGCTTCCAGGCGGGCCGGCCCGAAGCCGGGCCGGATTAACGTATCGAAAAGCTTTTCCTTCTTTAACTTTTCGAGAATGGCCGCCAGCCGTTCGGCTCTTTCCGGATGCCCCGCCCCGGTCTCATGCTTCAAAAAATCGGGGTGATAAAAAAAACCGGTCGCCATCTTACACCGCCGAGAGTCCGGCCACCTTCTTTTTCTTCCAGCCGCCGCGGGAAAACCAGAAAAGCATCGCCGCTCCCCGGACGGCCGTGGTCAACGTAAGCGCCCACCAAATGCCGGAAACCCCCCAACCGAGATTCTGGGCGAAAAAGTAAGCCAATGGAATTCGCGCGAGCGACCCCGGAACGGAGATCAGCATCGCCGGCAACGTATCGCCGGAGCCGGAAAAAGCCCCTTCCAGAACGATTTCAAACCCCATAAAAATCTGCGACAGGGCGATAATCCGCAGATAGGCCGCGGCCGCTTCAATCACCTGGGGGTCGGAGGAAAAAAGCCGCACGATGGGGTGGGGCAGGATTAAAAAAACCAGCATCAGCACGCCCGTTACGAGGGAGGCGTAATAGGTTGTCTTGTAGGCGGCCCGCTGGGCCCCCTCCGGGTCTTTGGCCCCCAAGTACTGTCCCACCAAAGTCGCCGCCGCCACCGAAAAGGCAAAGCAGGTCAAAAAGGAGATCGCTTCGATGCGGTTGCCAAAGCCGAGCGCCGCCAAGGCAAAAACCCCGAAGGAAGAGGCCAATTTGTCCAAAAAAAGATACACAATCGTAAAGGCGATGCCGGAAATTGAAATCGGCAGGCCGATTTTTACGATCTCCCCGATTGTTTTAAAGTCCGGTTTGATTCTGGCGTTAACCCCCGGCGCAAAGGGGGGCTTGCGGAGGTAAATCAGAACGACAAAAGCGCAAAGCTCGGCAAAATAGGCTATTCCGGTGGAAAGCCCGGCGCCGCTTACCCCCAATTCCGGAAAGGGCCCCAAACCGAAAATCAAACAGGGGTTTAAGGCGATGTTGAAAACTAAGGCGGAACTGGTGACCATCATCGGCGTTTTGGCATCTCCCGAGGCACGGAAGATGGAAGCCACCGTTTCCGCCCCGAAAAGAAACGGGAGAAAAGCGGAAAGGGGGGCCAGATAACGGTAGCCCAGCTTGGCCACCTCCGGTTCGTTCCCCATCACCCGAAAAAAATACTCGCCAAAGAGGACCCCCCCGCTGCCGACCGCCGCGCCGAAGGTCAAAGCGAAGAAAAAGGCCTGGGTGGCGTAATGCCGGGCCTGCCCCGGCCGCCGCGCTCCCAGACCGCGGGCCACGGTGGCGATTACGCCGGAGATGACGATATTCAATAAGGAGAAGGCAAGCCAGAGGATGAACATCGAGGAGACCACCCCGGCGACCGGCTGAGTCCCCAGTTTGCCGACCCAGAAGACATTGGCCACGGTGTTGGCGGTCTCGAAGAGCATGGCCAGAAAAGCGGGCCAGAAAAGCCGCCAAATCTGGACCGAAAGCGGTCCGGAAAGGGGATGGGTCGGCTCGGTCGGCAGCGGGGGGGATTCGGGCAGGGTCGTCATTTTAGGTTTGCCTTTTCAAGTTGAACTTTTATTTTGGCAAAGTTTAAAAAGATAGGACGAAAAAAAATTTAAGCAAACCTTTTAGATGCCCAACGAACTGGAAGAAAAACCGGCCGAGCAGAGCCCCTACCGCCTGGTGGAGCTGGTCGGCTCCGGCGGAATGGCCAACGTCTACCGCGCCATTCAGATTTCCCTCGAGCGGGAAGTCGCCATCAAGCGGCTGCACCCCTACTTGATCCAGAACCAGACCTTTCTGGCCCGTTTCGAAAAGGAGGCCAAATCGGCCGCCTCGTTGCGCCACGAAAACCTTGTTTCCGTCATCGACTACGGCCGGGACGCCGAGGGTTTTTTCATCGTGATGGAATACGTCCACGGCCGGACTTTGCGCGAGGTTTTGGAAAAGGGGAAAGTCCCCCTCGAGGTGGCCTTGATGGTGGCCCATAAGGTGGCTTCGGGGCTCGCCTTTTGCCACGAGTCAGGCGTGGTGCACCGGGACGTCAAGCCGGCCAACATCCTCCTCTCCGAAGAGGGGGAGGTGAAGCTGACCGACTTCGGCATCGCCAAGGCGCAGGACGCCTCCATCACCGTCACCGGCACCACCCTGGGTTCCCCCGCCTACATGGCCCCCGAACAGCTCCGCAGCATGGAAGTGGACCGGCGCGCGGATATTTTTTCCCTGGGGGTGGTCCTGTACGAAATGCTCTCCGGCAAAAAACCGTTCGACGGGGACAACTACTCCGCGGTCATCACCTCCATTCTGACCACCGAGGCCAAACCGCTCTGCGACCTTTCGCCGGAAATTCCGGTGCGCCTCTCCCTTTTGGTCGCCCAGATGCTGGAAAAGGACCCCGACCGCCGGGTTTCCAAAATGGAGGAGGCGGCCGAGCGGCTGGAAGAGTTGATGCGCTACTACGGCGTGCAGCGGCGCGGGCTTTTGGGGAAATTTCTGGCCTCCCCGGACCAGTTCACCCGCGAGGCGCAAAGCCAGAGGATAAAACGCCACCTCGATTCCGGCATTTACTATTTCCATCTGGGGCGGGGAAAAATGGCCGAGGCCCAGCGGGAATTCCGCGAGGCCTTGCGCTGGGATCGGGAAAACCCGCTGGCGCGCGAATACCTGGAGCGGATGTCCGCCGAGCCGACCGAGTCTTTGGAGGCGGCCTGGGCCGTCGAGCAGGAGGCGTTGAATCGGAAGCTTTTCCCCTACGGGCTGGTTTTGCTTTTCGTCTTGGGGATTTTTCTGTACTTCGGCTTCGGCGTTCTGGAAACCGCCACCCGCCAGTTCAAGGTGGAAAAGGAGTTGAAGGAGAAGGAAAACCGGCTGGCGGCCATAAACGCCCGCCGCAAACCGATCAGCCCCTATGCCGCCGGGGGAGAAAACGCCGGATTTTATGGTCCGGAATTCAGCGGGGAGGAAACGGACGGGGATGAAGAGGCGCTCTCCACCCGGCCCGTCCCCGGTTCCTGGGTGCAGTTGGGTCCCGTTCCCGCCGGGCAGGAGGCGTATCTGGTGGTTTCCGCCAAGCGCCGGGCCTACATCAAAATCAACGGCAAGCCGTACGGCAAAGTCCCGCCCCCCCGGGCCTTCAAAGTGGAGGGGGGGCGGCACACCATTATCT
Proteins encoded in this window:
- the aroB gene encoding 3-dehydroquinate synthase; protein product: MTPELVLRTPTATCPVYVARGIRHRLGDLIAGLGAFEAMVVITDRTVARFHLNPIEKTLPQPAHIIVIPEGEGSKSLGEYERVMGELLQKKLGRDFLLIAFGGGVVGDLAGYIAATYKRGVPYLQLPTTLLAQVDSSVGGKVGINHPLGKNLIGALYHPKAVVIDPEFLLTLPRREIISGFAEVVKCAFLIKDGFFADLKLRLPGFLDGDWNGIEEVILRALSVKAELVEKDEEDRGVRHYLNLGHTFGHALEQATGFGALRHGEAVVLGMAAAFQASFLSGRMGRPEVGEAIGLLEILGNEISVPQTDVSLVMKGMEVDKKRKKDALVFVLPTSIGEVEIVENLDEKIIRDSLGFALNWVAELKTKKVEK
- the aroQ gene encoding type II 3-dehydroquinate dehydratase, whose product is MKKILVVHGPNLGLLGEREPKVYGKTTLPQLNSMLEKEAVRLKVQLKIFQSNWEGAIIDFLTNERKWADGVIINPGALTHYSLALRDCLSAINLPAIEVHLSNIAAREEFRRHSVTAAVCLGQISGFGVNSYLIALQVLAEMKNRKA
- a CDS encoding aminotransferase class I/II-fold pyridoxal phosphate-dependent enzyme — its product is MMAKFQTQAPHAGEERKLVAGAVAPAILQTTNFQWKTVAEFEKYLAGDPHTYIYTRYTNPTLEIAERKLARLENVEKALVFSSGMAAISSTILAFVKTGQEIVSANTLYGGTFAFMTQILPKLGIKTRFVPTTRIEEAEKAINKRTALLYLESPTNPNNYIIDLKKAAAIAKRHRLPTALDATFASPYNLNPSGFGIDVILHSATKYLGGHSDVTAGFAAGSRDLMKKMELYRRLLGGCLEPLTAFLLIRGMKTLAVRVQKQNENAQKVAEFLATYPKVSRVFYLGLPSHPQHLLAKSQMKGFGGVVTFEVKGGLKEVKRTVNRLKLIMHATSLGGVESTVHIPVLTSHIQFSKKELKAADVSEGMIRLSCGIEDAEDLIADLKQALR
- a CDS encoding M1 family metallopeptidase → MKKRYIFPAKMKKIAWGIFLIPALAFSQTLPKPFLSYQIAGELDTAKKEFSGTCVVRLENRTPKALDRLVFNLYPNAFRNTNTTFMRESGGLKGEAKEFLDSGFLIVEKVTDGAGNNLTGNLKETIYTLPLRTSIGSGQTGTVELKFKTHFPRPVERIGWTKDGSFIFAQWYPILAKLDSDGEFKAYPFHYMSEFYSNFADFDVTVTLPKGYSFEATGYPLRDSVIGEKKSFQFQAQTVVDFAAMAAPKAKSYSRIFQGVLITFFGPKSNEAKLAEIFSIAESTLSYTGRTYGPYPYKKLVIAEAPVGAGSGMEFPMFVTASFSRLPPVIGKLFFREIISHEICHQYWYQLVATNQFEEPWLDEGFTTYTTAKILERYHPVHPIWATRLGFELAPATLYSLTLQRFGMYDSLTSKAWEFLSPRQYFSNVYSKTYLWLATIERHIGTLRTNVMLQTYYDKYRFTHPTAKDFLKTAEEFVPDSILTPLSKWLYGPPPVCDFAVGNFGSKKEKDKVFKGRLELFNRGNFAFPVGVKVTFENGSVKETTWTGEPKAVRMELAGPAKIRSVEINPGRKLALETDYTNNFKTASGNKAGGWAQVLRKVYGMESVISWLTAL
- a CDS encoding fumarylacetoacetate hydrolase family protein is translated as MATFAAFDKDGTRSYGKLEGETIFELAAPPWVSDKPSGKKFPIREMKLLCPVEPSKIILTGLNYKDHIKESASATKEFDEPVIALKAPSALIGPEEPIRHPGGGLEVHFEGELAVVVGKKARKVFKEEAPKYILGYTCLNDVTARNLQKKDVQWSRAKSFDSFCPVGPWIVTDIDPSHLKLTTRQNGLVRQSGDTSKMIWNPFELFSFISSVMTLLPGDVISTGTPSGVGAVLPEDVIEIEIEKIGVLRNKVAAA
- a CDS encoding histone deacetylase, with translation MATGFFYHPDFLKHETGAGHPERAERLAAILEKLKKEKLFDTLIRPGFGPARLEALSRVHSIDYLNFLAKTEEKKFFALDPDTVGGNKSWHAAKLAAGAVVQAVEDVDKGKLKNAFCAVRPPGHHAERDRAMGFCLVNNVAVAAAHLTEAFNYERVLIVDWDVHHGNGTQNIFYSDPKVFYYSSHQHPFYPGTGAAFETGAGAGKGTTLNFPLAAGSGDAEFLSGIEEKLIPAAQNFRPEFIIISAGFDAHAEDPLAGLNVTDEGFKEASRLVKKLAEEECGGRLVSVLEGGYDLEVLGRCVCDHIKILCEE
- a CDS encoding MATE family efflux transporter; amino-acid sequence: MTTLPESPPLPTEPTHPLSGPLSVQIWRLFWPAFLAMLFETANTVANVFWVGKLGTQPVAGVVSSMFILWLAFSLLNIVISGVIATVARGLGARRPGQARHYATQAFFFALTFGAAVGSGGVLFGEYFFRVMGNEPEVAKLGYRYLAPLSAFLPFLFGAETVASIFRASGDAKTPMMVTSSALVFNIALNPCLIFGLGPFPELGVSGAGLSTGIAYFAELCAFVVLIYLRKPPFAPGVNARIKPDFKTIGEIVKIGLPISISGIAFTIVYLFLDKLASSFGVFALAALGFGNRIEAISFLTCFAFSVAAATLVGQYLGAKDPEGAQRAAYKTTYYASLVTGVLMLVFLILPHPIVRLFSSDPQVIEAAAAYLRIIALSQIFMGFEIVLEGAFSGSGDTLPAMLISVPGSLARIPLAYFFAQNLGWGVSGIWWALTLTTAVRGAAMLFWFSRGGWKKKKVAGLSAV
- a CDS encoding serine/threonine-protein kinase yields the protein MPNELEEKPAEQSPYRLVELVGSGGMANVYRAIQISLEREVAIKRLHPYLIQNQTFLARFEKEAKSAASLRHENLVSVIDYGRDAEGFFIVMEYVHGRTLREVLEKGKVPLEVALMVAHKVASGLAFCHESGVVHRDVKPANILLSEEGEVKLTDFGIAKAQDASITVTGTTLGSPAYMAPEQLRSMEVDRRADIFSLGVVLYEMLSGKKPFDGDNYSAVITSILTTEAKPLCDLSPEIPVRLSLLVAQMLEKDPDRRVSKMEEAAERLEELMRYYGVQRRGLLGKFLASPDQFTREAQSQRIKRHLDSGIYYFHLGRGKMAEAQREFREALRWDRENPLAREYLERMSAEPTESLEAAWAVEQEALNRKLFPYGLVLLFVLGIFLYFGFGVLETATRQFKVEKELKEKENRLAAINARRKPISPYAAGGENAGFYGPEFSGEETDGDEEALSTRPVPGSWVQLGPVPAGQEAYLVVSAKRRAYIKINGKPYGKVPPPRAFKVEGGRHTIIYTYPGYETKTKNVKIKPGESKLVNVDLRRERTP